The following proteins are encoded in a genomic region of Rhizobium sp. CCGE531:
- a CDS encoding tetratricopeptide repeat protein — MSSKPRFRHKPFLVALTAGLAIFPLLAAAQSDNGATSLPGVAVPADKGARPDDKAQSDDASTVPDAPAANESIVTRPLGTDAGTFKTEKIQPGAEPKADGDVKPSEGVGVFERMGANLPALPPEKPFKGKVDDAYGAFQRGYYLTAFQRALPRAQLGDPAAQTLIAELMSQGLGVKRDTKDAAFWYSKAADGGDATSMFKYALILMEGRDVPRDQKKADEWMRKAAEAGQPSAEFNVAQMLTAENPGAKGLQMALPYYEKSAQQGIADAQYAVSQLYLNLPDLPPEKKARAREWLSRAANSGFDTAQLDMGLWLINGIGGGKDLENGFNWMRVAAFRGNVVAQNKLAHLYINAIGTKQDPVAAATWYVVSRRAGLKDAELEDFYQGIEDYQQKAAIDAANKYRRAR, encoded by the coding sequence ATGTCGTCAAAGCCTCGATTCCGCCATAAACCTTTTCTTGTCGCGCTCACGGCCGGCTTGGCGATATTTCCACTGCTGGCTGCAGCGCAATCGGATAATGGCGCCACGTCGCTGCCGGGCGTCGCGGTACCGGCCGACAAGGGGGCGAGGCCCGACGACAAGGCGCAGTCCGACGACGCATCCACCGTGCCGGATGCGCCGGCGGCCAACGAAAGCATCGTGACGCGGCCGCTGGGTACCGATGCCGGTACCTTCAAGACCGAGAAGATCCAGCCGGGTGCCGAGCCGAAGGCCGACGGCGACGTCAAGCCCTCCGAAGGCGTCGGCGTCTTCGAGCGCATGGGCGCCAATCTGCCCGCTCTGCCGCCGGAAAAACCCTTCAAGGGCAAGGTCGATGACGCCTATGGCGCTTTCCAGCGCGGCTATTATCTGACCGCCTTTCAGAGGGCGCTGCCGCGGGCGCAGCTCGGCGACCCGGCCGCGCAGACCCTCATTGCCGAGCTGATGTCGCAGGGATTGGGCGTCAAGCGCGACACCAAGGATGCCGCTTTCTGGTACAGCAAGGCCGCCGATGGCGGCGATGCGACCTCGATGTTCAAATACGCCTTGATCCTGATGGAAGGTCGCGACGTGCCCCGCGATCAGAAGAAGGCGGATGAATGGATGAGGAAGGCTGCCGAAGCCGGGCAGCCTTCGGCCGAATTCAACGTGGCACAGATGCTGACGGCCGAAAATCCCGGCGCGAAGGGCCTGCAAATGGCGCTTCCCTATTATGAGAAATCCGCCCAGCAGGGCATCGCCGACGCGCAATATGCCGTCTCGCAGCTCTATCTCAATCTTCCCGACCTGCCGCCGGAGAAGAAGGCCCGCGCGCGGGAGTGGCTGTCGCGCGCCGCCAATTCCGGTTTCGACACCGCGCAGCTCGACATGGGCCTGTGGCTCATCAACGGCATCGGCGGCGGCAAGGATCTGGAAAACGGCTTCAACTGGATGCGGGTCGCCGCCTTTCGCGGCAATGTCGTCGCCCAGAACAAGCTGGCGCACCTTTATATCAACGCCATCGGCACGAAGCAGGATCCGGTGGCTGCGGCCACCTGGTATGTCGTTTCCCGCCGCGCCGGTCTGAAGGATGCAGAGCTCGAGGATTTCTATCAGGGCATCGAGGACTATCAGCAGAAGGCGGCCATCGACGCTGCGAACAAGTATCGTCGCGCGCGGTAG
- a CDS encoding thiamine phosphate synthase, producing the protein MTVPEDRCRLVLIVPDIADIELQAKVVADALRGGDVASVIIPQYGLDDGAFQKHAEKLVPAVQAAGAAALIAGDSRVAGRVKADGLHIAGNRTELADAVEKFVPKLIVGGSAADRHGALEVGELRPDYIFFGKLDGDIKPEAHPKNLALGEWWASMVEIPCIVMGGTDPQSALEVALTGAEFVALRTAVFADPAAAPSIVAQVNALLDEKAPRFED; encoded by the coding sequence ATGACCGTGCCCGAAGATCGTTGCCGCCTCGTTCTCATCGTTCCCGATATTGCCGATATCGAGCTGCAGGCGAAGGTCGTGGCCGACGCGCTTAGGGGCGGAGACGTCGCCTCGGTGATCATTCCCCAATACGGGCTGGATGACGGCGCTTTCCAGAAACATGCGGAAAAACTGGTGCCAGCGGTGCAGGCGGCGGGGGCTGCGGCATTAATTGCCGGCGACAGCCGCGTGGCGGGCAGGGTCAAGGCCGACGGGCTGCATATTGCCGGCAATCGCACGGAACTTGCCGATGCCGTCGAAAAATTCGTGCCGAAGCTGATCGTCGGCGGAAGCGCTGCCGACAGGCACGGCGCGCTGGAGGTCGGCGAGTTGCGACCGGATTATATCTTTTTCGGCAAGCTGGACGGCGACATCAAGCCGGAGGCGCATCCGAAGAATCTGGCACTCGGCGAATGGTGGGCCTCGATGGTGGAAATCCCTTGTATCGTCATGGGTGGCACCGATCCGCAATCGGCACTCGAAGTGGCCTTGACGGGTGCCGAGTTCGTCGCGTTGCGTACAGCGGTTTTTGCCGATCCTGCGGCGGCTCCGTCCATCGTTGCGCAAGTGAATGCGCTTCTGGACGAAAAAGCGCCACGGTTTGAGGATTGA
- a CDS encoding metalloregulator ArsR/SmtB family transcription factor — protein sequence MSTMDPFAAIADPNRRYLLEELRRAPKTVNELAQGLPISRPAVSQHLKALLDSNLVSVTNEGTKRIYAVNSRGFDKLNLWLDQFWS from the coding sequence ATGTCGACCATGGACCCTTTCGCAGCCATCGCGGATCCGAACCGGCGCTACCTGCTGGAGGAATTGCGCCGCGCACCCAAAACGGTCAACGAACTGGCGCAGGGCCTGCCGATCAGCCGCCCGGCGGTCTCGCAGCATCTCAAGGCGCTGCTCGACAGCAATCTCGTTTCCGTCACCAATGAAGGCACGAAACGCATATACGCGGTCAACAGCCGCGGTTTCGACAAGCTGAATTTATGGCTGGATCAGTTCTGGTCCTGA
- a CDS encoding DUF465 domain-containing protein, producing the protein MTVQAHLESLEKKHVALEEELHLALSSPSMNDTEIADIKRRKLRVKDEIQRLRSPVH; encoded by the coding sequence ATGACTGTTCAAGCTCATCTTGAATCGCTCGAAAAGAAACATGTTGCTCTCGAGGAGGAGCTACATCTGGCACTGTCATCTCCCTCTATGAATGATACGGAAATAGCCGACATCAAACGCAGAAAACTGCGCGTCAAGGACGAAATCCAACGTCTGCGTTCGCCGGTTCACTGA
- a CDS encoding DUF465 domain-containing protein: MADQEQAEIRLVVARLRQEHEDYDTAINAMIQTGCDALRIQRMKKKKLVIKDKLTKLEDQIIPDIIA; the protein is encoded by the coding sequence ATGGCCGATCAGGAACAGGCGGAAATCAGGCTGGTCGTGGCGCGGCTGCGCCAGGAACACGAGGATTATGATACCGCAATCAATGCCATGATCCAGACGGGCTGCGATGCCCTTCGAATCCAGCGCATGAAGAAGAAGAAGCTCGTCATCAAGGACAAGCTGACCAAGCTGGAAGACCAGATCATTCCCGACATCATAGCCTGA
- the purE gene encoding 5-(carboxyamino)imidazole ribonucleotide mutase has translation MTERPPVAIIMGSQSDWETMKNAADTLEALEITYDARIISAHRTPDRLMNFAKGARDEGFKVIIAGAGGAAHLPGMAASMTPLPVFGVPVQSRALSGQDSLLSIVQMPAGIPVGTLAIGKAGAINAALLAAAVLALGDEEIADRLDEWRARQSAAVAEYPMDDL, from the coding sequence ATGACTGAAAGACCGCCTGTCGCCATCATCATGGGAAGCCAGTCCGACTGGGAAACCATGAAGAATGCCGCGGACACTCTGGAAGCGCTTGAGATCACCTATGATGCGCGCATCATCTCGGCTCATCGTACGCCCGACAGGCTGATGAACTTCGCCAAGGGCGCAAGGGACGAAGGCTTCAAGGTGATCATCGCCGGCGCGGGCGGCGCGGCGCACCTGCCGGGCATGGCCGCATCCATGACGCCTCTGCCTGTTTTCGGCGTGCCGGTGCAGTCCCGCGCGCTGTCCGGACAAGATAGCCTCCTTTCCATCGTCCAGATGCCGGCCGGCATTCCCGTCGGGACGCTGGCGATCGGCAAGGCCGGCGCGATCAATGCCGCCCTTCTTGCCGCCGCCGTGCTCGCGCTTGGCGACGAGGAGATCGCCGACCGGCTCGACGAATGGCGCGCGCGCCAAAGTGCTGCGGTCGCCGAATATCCGATGGACGACCTATGA
- a CDS encoding 5-(carboxyamino)imidazole ribonucleotide synthase, with translation MSAKTIGIIGGGQLGRMLAMAAARLSFRTVILEPQTDCPAAQVASEQIAAAYDDAAALAELAKRCDVVTYEFENVPVSAAEELASQITVYPPPKALEMAQDRVTEKQFINDCGIPTARFHAVDSQADLEKALADFGGQGVLKTRRLGYDGKGQRVYRSTADSAEGGYAALGNVPLILESFVSFEREISIIAARGIDGEVACYDPAENIHRNGILHTSTLPAAISDHTAKAAREAAEKILTALGYVGVIGIEFFALADGSLIANEMAPRVHNSGHWTEAACVISQFEQHIRAVAGLPLGKPERHSDCVMTNLIGDDIDALPEWLRLDDTLVHLYGKTEARPGRKMGHVTQLLR, from the coding sequence ATGAGCGCGAAGACAATCGGCATCATCGGCGGTGGCCAGCTCGGCCGCATGCTGGCCATGGCGGCTGCGCGCCTGAGTTTTCGCACCGTCATCCTCGAGCCGCAGACGGATTGTCCCGCAGCCCAGGTCGCCAGCGAGCAGATTGCCGCCGCCTACGACGATGCGGCCGCTCTCGCCGAGCTGGCGAAGCGCTGCGATGTCGTGACCTACGAGTTCGAGAACGTCCCGGTTTCCGCCGCCGAGGAACTTGCCTCGCAGATAACCGTCTATCCGCCCCCCAAGGCGCTGGAGATGGCGCAGGACCGGGTGACCGAGAAGCAGTTCATCAATGATTGCGGCATTCCGACAGCCCGCTTCCATGCCGTCGACAGCCAGGCCGATCTTGAAAAGGCGCTGGCCGATTTCGGCGGGCAAGGCGTGCTGAAAACCCGCCGCCTCGGTTATGACGGCAAAGGGCAACGCGTCTATCGCTCTACCGCCGACAGCGCCGAGGGCGGCTATGCTGCGCTCGGCAACGTGCCGCTCATTCTCGAAAGCTTCGTATCCTTCGAGCGCGAGATTTCCATCATCGCCGCGCGCGGGATCGACGGAGAGGTCGCCTGTTACGATCCGGCCGAAAATATCCATCGCAACGGCATTCTACACACGTCCACCCTACCCGCAGCCATTTCGGACCATACTGCCAAAGCTGCCCGGGAAGCCGCAGAGAAGATCCTGACGGCTCTCGGCTATGTCGGCGTCATCGGCATCGAGTTCTTTGCACTGGCCGACGGCAGCCTGATCGCCAATGAAATGGCGCCGCGCGTACACAATTCCGGCCACTGGACGGAAGCCGCCTGCGTCATCTCGCAATTCGAACAGCATATCCGCGCCGTCGCCGGCCTGCCCCTTGGAAAGCCTGAGCGTCATTCGGACTGTGTCATGACGAATCTGATCGGCGACGACATCGACGCCCTGCCGGAATGGCTGCGCCTTGACGACACGCTGGTGCATCTTTATGGCAAGACCGAAGCGCGGCCGGGCCGCAAGATGGGGCATGTTACACAGCTTCTCCGCTAA
- the ykgO gene encoding type B 50S ribosomal protein L36, translated as MKIKNSLKSLKARHRDNRLVRRKGRIYIINKLNPRYKARQG; from the coding sequence ATGAAGATCAAGAATTCGCTCAAGTCGCTCAAGGCGCGTCACCGTGACAACCGTCTGGTCCGCCGCAAGGGCCGCATCTACATCATCAACAAGCTGAACCCGCGCTACAAGGCTCGTCAGGGCTGA
- a CDS encoding alpha/beta hydrolase translates to MFDSLLAAIVMLLAVAAGFSAYKTRAIEQTYPNIGELTDIGGYRLNAVHLPRPITADLPALVFIHGASGNLRDQFEAFAAPLSGRAEMLFVDRPGHGYSERGTAENALPSGQADTIAKLMERRGIKSAVIIGHSFGGAIAAAFGMRHPEKTEGLLFLAPATHPWPGGVDWYYTLAAMPVFGWLFTQLFVIPIGLRRVDTGTLSIFHPNTRPIDYIMKTAPELVLRPQTFRNNAIDVVNLFAYVSAHAPRYSEIKAPTVIITGDSDDIVLEELHSRGLARDIAGAELITIRNLGHKPDYVTTDVAIAAIERLAGQPRDLEILAAEAEIRIASLPKEPSESSAVSQAVTTS, encoded by the coding sequence ATGTTTGATTCTCTTCTCGCCGCCATTGTCATGCTTCTTGCCGTTGCCGCGGGCTTCTCCGCCTACAAGACGCGCGCCATAGAGCAGACCTATCCCAATATCGGCGAGCTCACTGACATCGGCGGCTACCGCCTGAACGCCGTGCATCTGCCACGACCGATAACGGCGGACCTGCCGGCTCTGGTCTTCATCCACGGCGCCAGCGGTAATCTGCGCGATCAGTTCGAGGCCTTTGCGGCACCCTTAAGCGGCCGCGCGGAAATGCTGTTCGTCGATCGTCCCGGTCATGGCTATTCCGAGCGCGGGACAGCCGAAAACGCCCTTCCCTCCGGCCAGGCCGATACCATCGCCAAGCTGATGGAGAGGCGCGGCATCAAGAGTGCCGTCATCATCGGTCATTCCTTCGGCGGTGCCATCGCCGCCGCCTTCGGCATGCGCCATCCCGAAAAGACCGAAGGGCTGCTCTTCCTCGCTCCGGCGACACATCCCTGGCCCGGCGGCGTCGACTGGTACTATACGCTCGCCGCCATGCCGGTCTTCGGCTGGCTCTTCACCCAGCTCTTCGTCATTCCGATCGGCCTGCGCCGGGTCGATACCGGCACGCTCAGCATCTTCCATCCGAACACGCGGCCGATAGACTATATCATGAAGACAGCGCCGGAACTCGTGCTGCGGCCACAGACCTTCCGCAACAATGCAATCGACGTGGTCAATCTCTTTGCCTATGTCTCCGCCCATGCGCCGCGTTACAGCGAGATCAAGGCGCCCACCGTCATCATCACCGGCGACAGCGACGATATCGTGCTGGAGGAATTGCATTCACGCGGGCTTGCGCGGGATATCGCCGGTGCCGAACTCATCACCATCCGCAATCTCGGCCACAAGCCCGATTATGTGACGACGGATGTTGCGATCGCAGCCATCGAACGTCTGGCGGGCCAGCCGCGTGACCTGGAGATACTGGCAGCCGAGGCCGAAATCCGGATAGCCAGCTTGCCGAAGGAGCCTTCCGAATCCAGCGCCGTCTCTCAGGCCGTAACGACATCATAG
- a CDS encoding LysR substrate-binding domain-containing protein: MRKIIFDLDVLRSFVTGMDLGSYAKAADRLGRSTSAISAQLKKLEEQAGTPIFRKVGRGLALTEAGETMLGYARRLLDLNDEAATALHGTELEGWVRLGLQEDFGETLLPEVLGRFARAHPKVRIEARVVRNAELVERVTSGKLDLALAWSDGFRTAHTDRIAEVPLCWVGPANGAVHWHADSGEVMPLASLEAPCLLRTIATKTLDRAGIGWRISFVSPSLGGLWAATAAGLGLALRTPLGLPSKVRQLTPREAGLPALPKLDLVLHRAEAEASPATERLASIMLQAVRQTVDTVPQSRIFEDAPDYDVVTA, translated from the coding sequence ATGCGGAAGATTATCTTCGATCTCGATGTGCTGCGCAGCTTCGTCACCGGCATGGATCTTGGCAGTTATGCCAAGGCAGCCGACCGGCTCGGGCGTTCGACGTCTGCGATCAGCGCCCAGCTCAAGAAGCTGGAAGAGCAGGCGGGTACGCCGATCTTCCGCAAGGTAGGGCGAGGATTGGCGCTGACGGAGGCCGGCGAGACGATGCTCGGTTATGCGCGACGGCTGCTGGACCTGAACGACGAGGCGGCCACGGCGCTCCATGGCACCGAACTGGAAGGTTGGGTGCGCCTGGGCTTGCAGGAGGATTTTGGGGAAACCCTGTTGCCGGAAGTGCTTGGACGTTTCGCGCGCGCGCATCCAAAGGTGCGCATCGAGGCGCGCGTCGTGCGCAATGCCGAGCTGGTCGAGCGGGTGACGTCAGGCAAGCTTGATCTGGCGCTTGCCTGGAGTGACGGTTTTCGCACGGCGCATACGGATCGTATCGCCGAAGTACCCCTCTGCTGGGTCGGCCCGGCGAATGGTGCGGTGCATTGGCACGCTGACAGCGGTGAGGTCATGCCGCTGGCCTCGCTCGAGGCACCCTGCCTGCTGCGGACGATCGCCACGAAGACGCTCGATCGCGCCGGTATCGGCTGGCGGATATCCTTCGTCAGCCCGAGCCTCGGAGGCCTTTGGGCAGCAACGGCGGCGGGCCTCGGCCTGGCGCTGCGCACCCCGCTCGGCTTGCCAAGTAAGGTACGGCAACTGACGCCGAGGGAAGCCGGTTTGCCAGCCCTGCCGAAGCTCGATCTCGTATTGCATCGTGCCGAGGCCGAGGCGAGCCCGGCAACGGAACGGCTGGCATCGATCATGCTGCAGGCCGTACGGCAGACGGTCGACACCGTGCCGCAGAGCCGGATATTCGAGGATGCGCCAGACTATGATGTCGTTACGGCCTGA
- a CDS encoding tautomerase family protein, with amino-acid sequence MPFTRITLLRGKSPEYLKALSDNFHRAMVEAFDVPPTDRFQAIHQLEPHELVFDRTYFAGTPRSDNYIFFDVTIGKPRSTEVKKAFYRRVAELLGEAPGIRPEDIMITITTATREDWSFSDGRAQMIEQV; translated from the coding sequence ATGCCATTCACCCGCATCACCCTTCTGCGCGGCAAGTCGCCGGAATATCTAAAGGCGCTGTCCGATAATTTTCACCGTGCCATGGTCGAAGCCTTCGACGTGCCGCCGACCGATCGCTTCCAGGCCATTCATCAGTTGGAGCCGCATGAGCTCGTCTTCGATCGGACCTATTTCGCCGGCACTCCGCGCTCGGATAATTACATCTTCTTTGATGTCACGATCGGCAAGCCGCGCAGCACCGAGGTCAAGAAGGCCTTCTATCGCCGCGTCGCCGAGCTTCTTGGCGAGGCGCCCGGCATCCGTCCCGAGGACATCATGATCACCATCACGACGGCGACGCGCGAGGACTGGTCCTTTTCCGATGGCCGCGCGCAGATGATCGAGCAGGTCTGA
- a CDS encoding cupin domain-containing protein produces the protein MPQTTSAQSPAIHRAGTNMRPSPEGIATASFWVESLVENGDNGGLTAMRCSLEPGVMSRWHTHPHGQILYVLSGVGLAERFGGSAEELRAGDCISFAPNERHRHGAAAESTFSYISIQAAQDGSAVTWLEE, from the coding sequence ATGCCTCAGACCACATCCGCCCAATCGCCCGCCATTCACCGTGCCGGCACGAACATGCGACCATCGCCCGAGGGCATCGCCACCGCTTCCTTCTGGGTGGAGTCGCTCGTGGAGAATGGTGACAACGGCGGCCTGACCGCGATGCGCTGCAGCCTTGAGCCCGGCGTCATGTCGCGCTGGCATACGCACCCGCACGGACAGATCCTCTATGTTCTGTCCGGCGTCGGGCTAGCCGAACGTTTCGGCGGCTCGGCGGAGGAGCTGCGGGCCGGCGATTGCATCAGCTTCGCGCCCAATGAACGCCATCGCCACGGCGCGGCAGCGGAAAGCACCTTTTCCTATATCAGCATCCAGGCGGCGCAGGATGGCAGCGCCGTGACTTGGTTGGAGGAATGA
- a CDS encoding DUF4865 family protein, with translation MIAMQYNFPLPADYDMTIIDRRIRDKGPLLDNLPGLKFKAYLTTRKGDAVTGSRENLYAPFYVWQQEEGLSDFVCGPGFVALTESFGRPRVNTWIAWHADTSADIRSASFATREVVAIDPSASLAELRQEQSEAAAKAISDGAALASVVAFEPTHWTLVRFRLLAEPQKDPARSGLQAYNVGHLSLPGVA, from the coding sequence ATGATCGCCATGCAGTATAATTTCCCCCTGCCCGCGGATTACGACATGACGATCATCGATCGCCGCATCCGTGACAAGGGTCCTCTGCTCGACAATCTCCCGGGCCTGAAGTTCAAGGCCTATCTTACGACGAGAAAGGGCGATGCGGTGACGGGAAGCCGCGAAAATCTCTATGCCCCCTTTTACGTCTGGCAGCAGGAGGAAGGTCTGAGCGATTTCGTCTGCGGCCCCGGCTTCGTGGCCTTGACCGAGAGCTTCGGCCGCCCCCGGGTCAACACGTGGATCGCCTGGCACGCCGATACCTCGGCGGATATTCGCAGCGCCAGCTTCGCCACCCGCGAGGTGGTCGCAATCGATCCCAGCGCATCACTCGCCGAACTCCGGCAAGAACAAAGCGAAGCTGCGGCCAAGGCGATATCAGATGGCGCAGCACTCGCTTCGGTCGTGGCTTTCGAGCCGACCCATTGGACGCTTGTGCGCTTCCGCCTCTTGGCCGAACCGCAGAAAGATCCAGCCCGGTCCGGCCTGCAGGCCTATAATGTCGGGCATCTCTCGCTGCCAGGCGTTGCCTGA
- a CDS encoding threonine/serine dehydratase, producing the protein MVDIAMIEAARARLGSRARRTPLLSSPFLDEIAGRRLFVKAECLQHSGSFKFRGGWSAVSALEPSVRARGVIAFSSGNHAQGVALAAKLHGIPSVIVMPMNAPKLKIANTRAFGAEVVLYDRIKEDRDEIGARLSEERNLTLIRPFDEPQVIAGQGTTGLEIAEQAAEEGIEAASVLVPCGGGGLTSGIALALESRAPGFKVRPCEPENFDDTARSLASGKIERNAALQGSICDAIIGPQPGDITFPILKRLCGPGLVVTDEEAQKAMALAFTRLKIVVEPGGAVALAAALFHGGDIDSDTVIAVTSGGNVDQDVFEAALSRR; encoded by the coding sequence ATGGTCGATATCGCAATGATCGAAGCCGCCCGCGCTCGCCTCGGCAGCCGGGCCCGGCGCACGCCGCTTCTCTCCTCGCCCTTTCTCGATGAGATTGCCGGGCGGCGCTTGTTCGTGAAGGCCGAATGCCTGCAGCACTCCGGCTCCTTCAAGTTTCGTGGCGGCTGGTCGGCAGTCTCGGCGCTGGAGCCGTCCGTGCGCGCCAGGGGCGTCATCGCCTTCTCGTCCGGCAACCATGCGCAGGGCGTGGCGCTGGCAGCAAAGCTGCACGGCATCCCCTCTGTCATCGTCATGCCGATGAATGCTCCGAAGCTGAAGATTGCCAATACTCGAGCCTTCGGCGCCGAAGTTGTGCTCTACGATCGCATCAAGGAAGATCGCGACGAGATCGGCGCGCGCCTGTCGGAGGAGCGTAACCTGACGCTCATCAGGCCCTTCGACGAACCGCAGGTGATCGCCGGCCAGGGAACCACGGGACTGGAAATCGCCGAACAGGCAGCCGAAGAAGGCATTGAGGCTGCAAGCGTGCTCGTGCCTTGCGGCGGTGGCGGCCTGACCTCGGGTATCGCACTGGCGCTCGAATCCCGCGCGCCGGGCTTCAAGGTGCGCCCATGCGAACCGGAAAATTTCGACGACACCGCCCGTTCGCTGGCCTCGGGCAAGATCGAGCGCAATGCCGCGCTGCAAGGCTCGATCTGCGACGCCATCATCGGCCCGCAACCGGGCGACATCACCTTCCCGATCCTGAAGCGCCTCTGCGGCCCCGGTCTCGTCGTGACGGATGAGGAAGCGCAAAAGGCCATGGCGCTCGCCTTCACCCGTTTGAAGATCGTCGTGGAACCGGGCGGCGCCGTCGCACTGGCCGCGGCGCTCTTCCACGGCGGGGATATCGACAGCGATACGGTGATCGCTGTCACGTCAGGCGGCAATGTCGACCAAGATGTCTTCGAAGCGGCGTTGAGCCGTCGTTAA
- a CDS encoding LysE family translocator, producing MHLTTLLAFAAVSFIGIATPGPTVLLALTNGSRFGVRRALPGMVGAVLSDAVLISAVAIGLGALLAASEFWFSALKWVGAAYLAFLGIMMLRSKGSIDGALQASASLPKGTAFAIGLKSFMVAVTNPKGYLFFSAFLPQFIDPSAPQLQQYVVLGAIFATLDFMIMFGYAVFGSQAVRVLKSEGAKWLERACGGALLALAGSLALYRRAVN from the coding sequence ATGCATCTCACCACGTTGCTAGCCTTTGCCGCCGTTTCCTTCATCGGTATTGCGACGCCGGGGCCGACCGTACTTCTGGCGCTGACGAACGGTTCGCGCTTCGGCGTGAGGCGCGCCTTGCCGGGCATGGTTGGTGCCGTTCTTTCCGATGCCGTTCTGATCAGCGCCGTCGCCATCGGTCTTGGCGCCCTGCTTGCGGCTTCCGAATTCTGGTTCTCGGCCCTGAAATGGGTGGGTGCTGCCTATCTCGCCTTTCTCGGCATCATGATGCTGCGTTCGAAAGGAAGCATCGACGGGGCTTTGCAGGCGAGCGCGAGCCTGCCGAAGGGCACAGCCTTTGCCATCGGCCTGAAGAGTTTCATGGTCGCCGTCACCAACCCCAAGGGCTATCTCTTCTTCTCGGCCTTCCTGCCGCAGTTCATCGATCCCTCCGCGCCGCAGCTGCAGCAATATGTCGTTCTGGGCGCCATCTTCGCGACACTCGATTTCATGATCATGTTCGGCTATGCGGTGTTCGGCTCGCAGGCCGTTCGCGTCCTGAAATCGGAAGGGGCGAAATGGCTCGAGCGCGCCTGTGGCGGCGCGCTGCTGGCTCTTGCCGGGTCACTGGCGCTCTATCGTCGCGCCGTCAATTGA
- a CDS encoding IS5 family transposase: MIVMVLKRTGQFSFVDALMPAGGGNQRLDRLSGLVKWYRFEKVLQRLRNDAAAGRPAYPPLMMFKALLLQSLYGLSDMELEEALYDRLSFRRFVGLSLEETVPDHTTLCRFRNHLIEARLLEALFAELDSQLDKAGLILRRGTMLDATIIETGAARPPKGRLPGQEPGREPGQEPGREIAERGGDADGVDTVPPVRLSDPDARFTRRKGRQGSSYGYKAHVGVDEGSGLVRRLITTPANVNDTVCADDLICGDEQAVLADSAYHTHAREKTLKARGIKARLMRRPNKHHRTLPPKLQRLNDLIARRRAAVETTFATWKRRMGLSVIRYRGLIKAQAQVLMTAIAFNMRRWVTLTA; this comes from the coding sequence ATGATTGTCATGGTGCTGAAGCGGACAGGTCAGTTCAGTTTTGTGGATGCGTTGATGCCGGCCGGTGGCGGCAACCAGCGTCTGGATCGGTTATCGGGTCTTGTCAAATGGTACCGGTTCGAGAAGGTGCTGCAGCGGCTGCGCAATGATGCGGCTGCCGGCCGCCCGGCCTATCCACCGTTGATGATGTTCAAGGCACTGCTCTTGCAGTCGCTGTACGGCCTGTCGGACATGGAGCTGGAAGAAGCGCTGTATGATCGGCTGTCGTTCCGCCGCTTTGTTGGCCTGAGCTTGGAAGAGACTGTTCCCGATCACACGACCTTGTGCCGGTTCCGCAATCATCTGATCGAGGCGCGACTGCTGGAGGCGCTGTTTGCTGAACTCGACAGTCAATTGGACAAAGCCGGGTTGATTCTGCGGCGTGGCACGATGCTGGACGCCACCATCATCGAGACGGGAGCGGCTCGGCCGCCGAAGGGGCGCCTGCCTGGACAGGAGCCGGGACGGGAGCCCGGACAGGAGCCCGGACGGGAGATTGCCGAGCGTGGGGGAGATGCCGATGGCGTGGACACGGTGCCGCCGGTGAGGCTGAGCGACCCGGACGCCCGTTTCACGCGGCGCAAGGGCCGGCAGGGCTCGTCCTATGGCTACAAGGCCCATGTCGGCGTCGATGAGGGCTCGGGCCTGGTGCGCCGGCTGATCACCACCCCGGCCAATGTCAACGATACGGTCTGTGCCGATGATCTGATCTGCGGTGACGAACAGGCGGTATTGGCCGACAGCGCTTATCATACCCATGCCCGCGAGAAGACGCTGAAGGCCAGGGGCATCAAGGCGCGGCTGATGCGCCGGCCCAACAAACATCACCGCACACTGCCCCCGAAGCTGCAACGCTTGAATGATCTGATCGCTCGCCGGCGCGCTGCCGTCGAGACGACCTTTGCTACATGGAAGCGCCGCATGGGTCTTTCGGTCATTCGTTATCGCGGACTGATCAAGGCGCAAGCCCAGGTGCTGATGACGGCAATCGCCTTCAACATGCGCCGCTGGGTGACGCTGACCGCCTAA